In a single window of the Paenibacillus sp. MMS20-IR301 genome:
- a CDS encoding aspartyl-phosphate phosphatase Spo0E family protein, with product MYNPASVRIRIERARSRLHQLQTRHGGFGHPEVLRQSVVLDELLNTYDNVYRIKKRPPA from the coding sequence ATGTATAATCCGGCAAGTGTCAGAATTCGTATTGAAAGGGCAAGAAGCAGGCTCCACCAGCTGCAGACCCGGCATGGGGGATTTGGACATCCGGAGGTGCTGCGGCAGTCTGTTGTGCTGGACGAACTGCTCAATACTTATGATAATGTTTACCGGATTAAGAAAAGGCCGCCTGCGTAA